The following coding sequences are from one Vibrio syngnathi window:
- the zapG gene encoding Z-ring associated protein ZapG produces the protein MPWMYAVAGLLVGVILGVAISRLMTPEYKKQKNVQKELDSAKFALEQQRQELADHFAKSAEMLDTLGKDYTKLYQHMEKTSSELLPNLPEQDNPFVKTAAAHSDKPQDKSSVKESTLEEQPKDYANGATGLFTEQKKEIMDAPDVVTAKAS, from the coding sequence ATGCCTTGGATGTATGCCGTTGCCGGTTTACTAGTCGGAGTTATTTTAGGGGTCGCTATTTCTCGTCTCATGACACCTGAATACAAAAAACAAAAGAACGTACAGAAAGAATTAGATAGCGCAAAGTTTGCCCTGGAACAGCAGCGACAAGAGCTAGCTGACCACTTTGCGAAATCAGCAGAAATGTTGGACACCTTAGGTAAGGACTATACAAAGCTTTACCAACACATGGAAAAAACAAGCTCAGAGCTACTCCCTAACCTGCCAGAGCAAGACAACCCATTTGTGAAAACAGCCGCTGCTCATTCGGATAAGCCACAAGATAAGTCTTCAGTTAAAGAGTCGACTCTTGAAGAACAACCGAAAGATTACGCGAACGGCGCAACCGGTTTATTTACCGAGCAGAAGAAAGAGATCATGGATGCTCCCGATGTCGTAACAGCAAAAGCATCGTAA